One genomic segment of Alicycliphilus denitrificans K601 includes these proteins:
- a CDS encoding heavy metal translocating P-type ATPase, with amino-acid sequence MTTKFRLDIPLVLPQIDAAEDVCVKRLVEDLQGREGIDAVHVRTEKAGASAQLCVHYDPQALPLARIREIVEAAGARITERFGHALWQVDGIGHARRARTVAEQLRGLPGVLEAEASAAGQVHVDFDRQLTSDQSILAALADWGVWPQADSAPAEEVHGHGESGHRHAPGEPDGHGHAHGGLLGPNTEMIFALSCGALLGLGVLIEKLVPGAPGWLPWACFVLAYGFGGFFTLREAFDNLRLRRFEIDTLMLVAAAGAAALGSWAEGALLLFLFSLGHALEHYAMGRAKRAIEALAELAPDTATVRRDGLTREIAVEELRVGDIVLVRPNERLSADGFIVQGSSAINQAPVTGESIPVDKRPVEDAALARVRPDGVESAARVFAGTINGAGSLEIEVTRRSTDSALARVVKMVSEAETRQSPTQRFTDKFERIFVPAVLGLTFLLLFAWVAIDEPFRDSFYRAMAVLVAASPCALAIATPSAVLSGIARAARGGVLIKGGAPLEELGSLDAMAFDKTGTLTEGRPRITDVVAVDGASEEELLTVAVAVESLSDHPLAAAIARDGRERLAGRTEPVADGLQNLIGRGVTARLAGETVWIGKAEMFGVEDVPALGATAQAAVAGLRERGRTTMVVRQGARDLGAIGLLDTPRAGAREALQALRELGIKRMIMISGDHQKVADAVAAEVGLDEAWGDLMPEDKVEAIRKLRQETKVAMVGDGVNDAPAMANATVGIAMGAAGSDVALETADVALMADDLRHLPFAVGLSRHTRTVIRQNVFVSLGIVAVLVPATIMGLGIGAAVAVHEGSTLLVVFNALRLLAYRDTTANMPQGRGAT; translated from the coding sequence ATGACCACCAAATTCCGCCTGGACATTCCCCTTGTGTTGCCACAGATAGACGCCGCCGAGGACGTCTGCGTCAAGCGCCTGGTCGAGGATCTGCAGGGCCGCGAGGGTATCGATGCGGTGCATGTGCGCACCGAGAAGGCCGGGGCTTCGGCCCAGCTGTGCGTTCACTACGACCCGCAGGCGCTGCCACTGGCGCGCATCCGCGAGATCGTTGAGGCGGCCGGCGCGCGTATTACCGAGCGTTTCGGGCACGCGCTGTGGCAGGTTGACGGCATCGGCCATGCGCGCCGGGCCCGCACGGTGGCCGAGCAGCTGCGAGGCCTGCCCGGTGTGCTGGAGGCTGAGGCCAGCGCTGCGGGACAGGTGCATGTGGACTTCGACCGCCAGCTGACTTCGGATCAATCCATCCTCGCCGCTCTGGCCGATTGGGGCGTATGGCCGCAGGCGGATTCCGCGCCCGCAGAGGAAGTGCACGGCCACGGCGAGTCGGGACACCGGCATGCGCCCGGTGAGCCGGACGGCCATGGGCACGCCCATGGCGGCCTGCTCGGTCCCAATACCGAGATGATTTTTGCGCTGAGCTGTGGCGCGCTGCTGGGCCTGGGCGTGCTGATAGAGAAGCTGGTGCCGGGGGCGCCCGGCTGGCTGCCCTGGGCCTGCTTTGTCCTGGCCTACGGCTTCGGTGGATTTTTTACGCTGCGCGAGGCGTTCGACAACCTCCGGCTCAGGCGTTTTGAAATCGACACCTTGATGCTGGTGGCGGCGGCCGGCGCCGCGGCCCTGGGCTCATGGGCAGAGGGTGCGCTGCTGCTGTTCCTGTTCAGCCTTGGCCATGCGCTGGAACACTATGCAATGGGCCGCGCCAAGCGCGCCATCGAGGCCCTCGCGGAGCTGGCGCCGGACACCGCGACGGTGCGGCGCGACGGCCTGACGCGTGAGATTGCCGTGGAGGAGTTGCGCGTCGGGGATATCGTGCTGGTGCGGCCGAACGAACGCCTGTCGGCCGACGGCTTCATCGTGCAGGGCAGCTCGGCGATCAACCAGGCACCGGTGACCGGCGAGAGTATCCCGGTTGACAAGCGCCCGGTGGAGGATGCGGCGTTGGCGCGCGTTCGGCCGGATGGCGTGGAGTCTGCCGCGCGCGTGTTCGCCGGCACCATCAACGGCGCGGGAAGCCTGGAAATCGAGGTGACGCGCCGCTCTACCGACTCCGCGCTGGCGCGGGTGGTCAAGATGGTCAGCGAGGCCGAGACGCGGCAGTCGCCAACCCAGCGTTTCACCGACAAGTTCGAACGCATCTTTGTGCCAGCGGTGCTGGGTCTGACATTTCTGTTGCTGTTCGCCTGGGTGGCGATTGACGAACCGTTTCGCGACAGCTTCTACCGCGCGATGGCCGTGCTGGTGGCGGCCAGCCCTTGCGCTCTGGCCATCGCCACGCCCAGCGCGGTGCTGTCGGGCATTGCCCGGGCAGCGCGCGGCGGCGTGTTGATCAAGGGCGGTGCGCCGCTGGAGGAGCTGGGCTCACTCGACGCCATGGCCTTCGACAAGACCGGAACGCTGACCGAGGGGCGTCCGCGCATCACCGATGTGGTGGCGGTGGACGGCGCAAGCGAGGAGGAACTGCTGACCGTGGCGGTGGCCGTTGAGTCGCTCAGCGATCACCCATTGGCAGCCGCGATTGCGCGCGACGGGCGCGAGCGCCTGGCGGGCCGGACGGAACCGGTCGCTGATGGCTTGCAGAACCTGATAGGCCGCGGCGTCACCGCCAGGCTGGCGGGTGAGACGGTGTGGATAGGCAAGGCCGAGATGTTCGGCGTCGAGGATGTGCCAGCCCTGGGCGCCACCGCCCAGGCCGCTGTCGCGGGCCTGCGCGAGCGCGGCCGCACCACCATGGTGGTACGCCAGGGTGCGCGCGACCTGGGTGCGATCGGTCTGCTGGACACGCCGCGCGCCGGCGCGCGCGAGGCGCTGCAGGCACTGCGCGAGCTGGGCATCAAACGCATGATCATGATTTCGGGCGACCACCAAAAGGTGGCAGACGCGGTGGCCGCTGAGGTCGGTCTCGACGAAGCCTGGGGCGACCTGATGCCCGAGGACAAGGTCGAGGCGATCCGCAAGCTGCGCCAAGAAACCAAGGTGGCGATGGTAGGTGATGGCGTCAACGATGCCCCCGCGATGGCCAACGCGACGGTCGGCATTGCCATGGGCGCCGCCGGATCGGACGTGGCGCTGGAAACGGCGGACGTGGCCTTGATGGCCGACGATCTGCGGCATCTGCCATTCGCGGTGGGCCTGAGTCGGCATACCCGCACGGTAATCCGCCAGAACGTGTTTGTCAGCCTGGGCATCGTGGCGGTATTGGTGCCCGCGACGATCATGGGCCTGGGCATCGGGGCCGCAGTGGCGGTGCATGAGGGCTCGACGCTGCTGGTCGTCTTCAACGCGCTGCGGCTGCTGGCCTACCGCGACACCACGGCGAACATGCCGCAGGGTCGGGGAGCCACATGA
- a CDS encoding heavy metal response regulator transcription factor — protein MKLLIVEDEIKLAEYLRKGLSEEGYVVEVAHNGVDGLHLAMEGAYDLIVLDGMLPGIDGMGVLAALRQSRQTPVLMLTARMRVEDRVRGLKAGADDYLVKPFAFTELVARIEVLLKRSHPLPASHEALTLAIDDLHMDLVRRRVERAGKRLNLTAKEFQLLSLLLRRQGEVLSRAEIAEQVWDVNFDHGTNVIDVAIRRLRAKMDTPFDRPLLHTVRGMGYVLEARAK, from the coding sequence ATGAAGTTGTTGATTGTTGAAGACGAGATCAAGCTGGCCGAATACCTGCGCAAGGGCCTGTCCGAGGAGGGCTATGTGGTGGAGGTGGCGCACAACGGTGTGGATGGTTTGCACTTGGCGATGGAAGGCGCATACGACCTGATCGTCCTGGATGGCATGTTGCCGGGCATAGACGGAATGGGGGTGCTGGCCGCACTGCGGCAATCCAGGCAAACACCCGTTTTAATGCTGACGGCGCGCATGCGTGTCGAAGACCGGGTGCGCGGCCTGAAGGCCGGGGCGGATGACTATTTGGTCAAACCCTTTGCATTTACCGAGCTGGTGGCGCGGATCGAGGTTCTGCTTAAACGCTCCCATCCGCTCCCTGCAAGTCACGAAGCACTTACGCTGGCAATAGACGATCTGCACATGGACCTGGTGCGGCGGCGTGTGGAACGGGCGGGCAAGCGTCTTAACCTGACAGCCAAGGAGTTTCAACTACTGTCTCTGCTATTGCGTAGGCAAGGTGAAGTGCTTTCACGTGCTGAAATCGCGGAGCAGGTTTGGGACGTCAATTTTGACCATGGCACCAACGTGATCGACGTCGCAATACGACGCCTGCGCGCCAAAATGGACACGCCGTTCGATCGGCCGTTGCTTCATACGGTGCGTGGCATGGGCTACGTGCTGGAGGCGCGAGCAAAATGA
- a CDS encoding heavy metal sensor histidine kinase, translating to MTRHPIRSLGRRLSLWLALQSMVALAMVCVVVYVTTLLAFEARQRNALADKEMQIRHLLSDTVEMSDAEALSHRLDDFLIGHQDMKLTLRRADGTRFYGAIATVPNHADANLRVLKFAVAAPTVDSAPLHAELRLDTRDDRLLLSRIGLTLLAVALIGVAVISASGYALVKRGLRPVRDLVAQTRQLAADTLHKRLDGSAQPEELEPLVEQFNALLARLERAYDQMEGFNADVAHELCTPLATMVSGTELALRKVRSAEELQDVLGSNLEELHRITDIVQGMLFLSQADRGALARRVPVFSMAALTQKITDYHEGELADADLRLEIVGDAQGEFDDALLQRAISNLLSNATRYAQPQTTVRVEIQELDGRVRLQVINLGGTIAPEHLPRLFDRFYRADPSRSYAVRNHGLGLAIVAAIARMHGGEPLADSKDGVTTIGFSMLSNGRRDGPISQETVT from the coding sequence ATGACCCGGCATCCCATTCGCTCATTGGGGCGCCGGCTTTCGCTTTGGCTCGCACTGCAGAGCATGGTCGCCTTGGCGATGGTTTGCGTGGTTGTATACGTCACCACCCTTCTGGCCTTCGAGGCACGTCAGCGCAACGCGCTTGCAGACAAGGAGATGCAGATACGCCACCTGTTGTCCGACACTGTGGAGATGTCGGACGCAGAGGCATTGAGCCATAGGCTCGACGACTTTTTGATTGGCCACCAGGACATGAAGCTGACGCTGAGGCGCGCCGACGGCACACGGTTTTATGGCGCCATCGCAACTGTGCCGAATCATGCCGATGCGAATCTGCGCGTGCTGAAGTTTGCCGTGGCCGCGCCCACCGTCGATAGTGCGCCCCTGCATGCCGAACTCAGGCTGGATACGCGTGACGATCGACTCCTTCTGTCTCGTATTGGTTTGACGCTGCTGGCAGTGGCCCTGATTGGAGTGGCGGTGATATCGGCCAGTGGGTATGCCCTCGTAAAACGAGGACTACGGCCAGTGCGCGACCTGGTCGCGCAGACACGGCAGCTGGCTGCAGATACCTTGCACAAGAGGCTGGATGGATCGGCGCAACCCGAGGAGCTGGAGCCCCTGGTGGAGCAGTTCAATGCGCTGCTGGCGCGCCTTGAACGCGCCTACGACCAGATGGAAGGATTCAATGCGGATGTCGCGCACGAGCTTTGTACGCCGCTGGCCACCATGGTCAGTGGCACAGAGCTGGCTCTGCGCAAGGTCCGAAGTGCCGAAGAGCTGCAGGACGTTCTGGGTTCCAACTTGGAGGAATTGCACCGCATTACCGACATAGTGCAGGGCATGTTGTTTTTGTCCCAGGCCGATCGGGGTGCACTTGCACGCCGTGTACCAGTGTTCAGCATGGCCGCACTGACCCAAAAAATCACCGACTACCACGAGGGGGAACTGGCTGATGCGGATCTGCGCCTGGAAATTGTTGGCGATGCGCAAGGGGAGTTTGACGATGCGCTGTTGCAGCGTGCGATCTCCAACCTGCTGTCAAATGCGACACGGTATGCGCAGCCACAAACTACGGTTCGTGTAGAAATCCAGGAACTGGACGGTCGGGTGCGCCTGCAGGTCATCAATCTCGGTGGCACCATTGCTCCAGAACACCTTCCACGCCTTTTTGATCGCTTCTACCGAGCCGACCCATCTCGCAGCTACGCCGTCCGCAACCATGGGCTCGGCCTGGCCATCGTCGCGGCTATTGCGCGCATGCATGGCGGTGAACCACTGGCCGACTCGAAAGACGGTGTGACGACGATTGGTTTCAGCATGTTGAGCAATGGCAGGCGAGACGGTCCAATCAGTCAGGAAACAGTAACGTAA
- a CDS encoding DMT family transporter, with protein MNISVLHALLAAALFGASTPLAKLLVGLVSPVLLGGLLYLGSGIGLAVIRLLRDRRWAASGLERGQWPWLLGAIFFGGVLGPIALMFGLVHTKASDASLLLNLESVLTAVLAWLVFKENADRRIVVGMAVIVVGGVLLSWPDQRVAASGNWLGPGAIALACLCWAIDNNLTRKVSTTDALFVAGAKGLIAGLVNCAVALSMGTALPAWGTVASAMVVGWFGYGISLVLFVLALRGLGAARTGAYFSTAPFVGAAAALVFLGETPTLLFWPACALMAFGVWLHLTERHEHQHTHEPLEHSHRHVHDEHHLHEHGPDWDGREPHEHWHRHLPVTHSHPHFPDIHHRHPHG; from the coding sequence ATGAACATCAGTGTCCTCCACGCCCTGCTGGCTGCCGCCCTGTTTGGCGCCAGCACCCCGCTGGCCAAGCTGCTGGTGGGTCTGGTTTCTCCGGTGCTACTGGGCGGGCTGCTTTATCTGGGCAGCGGCATCGGCCTGGCAGTCATCCGGCTCCTGCGGGATCGGCGTTGGGCGGCTTCGGGCCTTGAGCGCGGCCAGTGGCCCTGGCTGCTGGGGGCGATCTTCTTCGGCGGCGTCCTGGGTCCGATCGCGCTGATGTTCGGTCTGGTGCACACCAAAGCGTCCGACGCCTCGCTGCTGCTCAACCTTGAATCCGTCCTGACCGCCGTACTGGCCTGGTTGGTGTTTAAGGAGAACGCCGATCGTCGCATCGTCGTCGGCATGGCCGTCATCGTGGTCGGCGGGGTGCTCCTGTCCTGGCCGGATCAACGCGTGGCAGCTAGCGGGAATTGGCTTGGCCCTGGGGCCATCGCGTTGGCATGCCTGTGCTGGGCCATCGACAACAACCTGACACGCAAGGTTTCGACCACGGACGCCTTGTTCGTTGCCGGAGCCAAGGGTCTGATTGCCGGGCTCGTGAATTGCGCAGTGGCACTGTCGATGGGGACGGCGCTTCCTGCCTGGGGCACCGTGGCTTCGGCTATGGTGGTCGGCTGGTTCGGCTACGGCATCAGCCTGGTGCTGTTCGTGCTGGCACTGCGCGGTCTGGGTGCGGCGCGCACAGGGGCCTATTTTTCCACAGCTCCGTTCGTCGGGGCGGCGGCGGCGCTGGTCTTTCTGGGTGAAACACCAACGCTACTGTTCTGGCCAGCGTGCGCACTGATGGCGTTTGGCGTCTGGTTGCACCTGACAGAGCGTCACGAGCACCAGCACACCCACGAGCCGCTGGAGCACAGCCATCGCCACGTACACGACGAGCACCACCTGCACGAGCATGGCCCTGATTGGGATGGGCGCGAACCGCACGAGCACTGGCACCGCCATCTGCCGGTCACCCACAGCCATCCGCATTTTCCAGATATCCACCATCGACATCCGCATGGGTGA
- a CDS encoding DUF4148 domain-containing protein has product MTQRRLSLSAVIASVAAVTAFGLPGMASAEYMHSANNETGVVVHPEHFKSEKTREQVRAEAEAAMRQGRLSYGESNYPVGAEAAPATSSKTRQQVVDELRNENAAQREARRLLYTAG; this is encoded by the coding sequence ATGACTCAACGTCGCCTCTCCCTCTCCGCCGTGATCGCAAGCGTGGCCGCCGTCACAGCCTTCGGCCTGCCGGGAATGGCATCGGCGGAATATATGCACTCGGCCAACAACGAAACTGGCGTGGTCGTTCACCCGGAACACTTCAAGAGCGAAAAAACCCGCGAGCAGGTCAGGGCGGAAGCCGAAGCCGCGATGCGACAAGGCCGTCTGTCTTATGGCGAAAGCAACTACCCTGTAGGAGCAGAAGCCGCACCGGCGACGTCGAGCAAAACCCGCCAACAGGTGGTCGACGAGCTGCGCAATGAGAATGCCGCGCAACGTGAAGCACGGCGGCTGCTGTACACGGCCGGTTGA
- a CDS encoding DUF4148 domain-containing protein has product MTQRRLSLSAVIASVAAVVAFGLPGMASAEYMHPANNQAGVVVHPEHFKSEKTREQVRAETEAAMRQGRLSYGQSNFPRGAEAAPVTSNKTRQQVIDEMRNETAAQREARRLLYSGG; this is encoded by the coding sequence ATGACTCAACGTCGCCTGTCCCTCTCCGCCGTGATCGCCAGCGTGGCCGCCGTGGTGGCCTTCGGCCTGCCGGGAATGGCATCGGCGGAATACATGCATCCCGCCAACAACCAAGCTGGCGTGGTCGTTCACCCGGAACACTTCAAAAGCGAAAAGACCCGCGAGCAAGTCAGGGCGGAAACCGAAGCCGCGATGCGACAAGGCCGTTTGTCTTACGGCCAAAGCAACTTCCCGCGAGGTGCAGAAGCCGCACCGGTGACGTCGAACAAGACCCGCCAACAGGTGATCGATGAGATGCGCAATGAGACCGCCGCACAACGCGAAGCACGGCGTCTGCTGTACTCCGGCGGCTGA
- a CDS encoding IS630 family transposase, translating to MASNACSSASVASALQSFARSRSLPAALSARARIVLSSADGEPNSTISERLALTKATVGKWRARFIERRIAGLYDDVRPGKPRTIDDERVAHLIKTTLHTKPANGSTHWSVRTVAAETGISKSSVARYFQLFGLQPHRSESFKLSTDPFFIEKLRDVVGLYLSPPDNALVICVDEKSQCQALERTQPMLPMGFGYVEGVTHDYKRHGTTTLFAALNVLNGAVLAACKPRHRHQEFLSFLREIDKAVPAELDIHCICDNYATHNHPKIKDWLTARPRWHMHFIPTYSSWLNQVERFFALITDKAIRRGSFTSVKQLVQRIDHFVAAYNTNCQPFKWTATADSILEKLHRLCSRISGTGH from the coding sequence CTGGCCTCAAACGCGTGCAGTTCGGCCTCGGTCGCTTCGGCGCTGCAGTCGTTTGCGCGCAGCCGCTCGCTGCCTGCAGCCTTGAGCGCACGGGCACGCATCGTCCTGAGCAGCGCCGATGGTGAGCCCAACAGCACGATTTCCGAGCGCTTGGCTCTGACCAAGGCCACCGTGGGCAAGTGGCGCGCGCGTTTCATCGAACGACGCATCGCGGGTCTGTACGACGATGTTCGACCGGGCAAGCCGCGCACGATTGACGACGAACGCGTGGCGCATTTGATCAAGACGACGTTGCACACCAAGCCAGCCAACGGCTCGACGCATTGGAGCGTGCGCACCGTGGCCGCCGAGACCGGCATCTCCAAGAGCAGCGTGGCGCGCTACTTCCAGCTCTTTGGCCTGCAACCGCACCGCAGCGAGAGCTTCAAGCTCTCCACCGACCCGTTCTTCATCGAGAAGCTGCGCGATGTGGTCGGGCTGTACCTGAGTCCGCCGGACAACGCCTTGGTGATCTGCGTGGACGAGAAGAGTCAGTGCCAGGCGTTGGAGCGTACCCAGCCAATGCTGCCCATGGGATTTGGCTATGTCGAGGGCGTGACCCACGACTACAAGCGCCATGGCACGACCACACTGTTTGCAGCCCTGAACGTGCTCAACGGCGCGGTGCTGGCCGCGTGCAAGCCGCGCCATCGGCATCAGGAATTCTTGTCTTTCCTGCGCGAGATCGACAAGGCCGTCCCCGCCGAGCTGGACATTCACTGCATCTGCGACAACTACGCCACCCACAACCATCCGAAGATCAAGGACTGGCTGACAGCGCGGCCCCGTTGGCACATGCACTTCATCCCGACCTACAGCTCCTGGCTCAATCAGGTCGAGCGCTTCTTTGCGCTGATTACCGACAAAGCCATTCGGCGCGGTTCGTTCACCAGCGTCAAACAGCTCGTGCAGCGCATCGACCACTTCGTCGCGGCCTACAACACGAACTGCCAGCCGTTCAAGTGGACCGCCACCGCCGATTCCATCCTCGAAAAGCTGCATCGACTTTGCTCACGTATCAGCGGGACAGGACACTAG